From Pyrenophora tritici-repentis strain M4 chromosome 1, whole genome shotgun sequence, the proteins below share one genomic window:
- a CDS encoding MdlB, ABC-type multidrug transport system, ATPase and permease component has protein sequence MATTPDQHCAAVDDTFGPYAGPHCRGGFDFTLLFSEIFLSIIPISLLISIIPFVAFRLLRTPTKVSRSSLLYTKLIAWAVFAGFELALLVVWTGRHRTNHRAELASAALSFVGAVLFGVFSFFEHLRSIRPSFLLTVYLLFTSVFDIQRSRSYALSPDLDLVATVFASRLGVKVFLAIVEARDKRRLLLPEFADCPPEATSGVYRRTTFWWLNDLFKSGFSKALAVEDLFQLDKHLRTDYLHELLGSAWDKKTIVGPHSLFATTLQNLKWPILAVVPPRLCLIGFNFCQPFLINRAVKFSQDPATAQTKNIGYGLIGAYILVFIGIAISTGQYMHLTFRFITQMRGGLIAMLYGKATDIALTDVDTASSLTLMSADVERIVTGMETGHEIWSNALEIALAMYLLQQQLGAACAIPIGVAVLSLLGSIAVTSLIMERQALWLEGIERRIAATNGMLNSMKGVKMGGLTEVLREDLQRLRVDELNISKKFRKLLIWTMGFSYISPIVSPILAFAVFSIIAKNKDGGGSLDTATVFTSLSLFTLLTEPLGSLIMALSSLMGGVGSFQRIQEFLTIAPRDEKRKFPSYRGGSLTLVSELESGSDKGSESSQKSRCSVEFKEPSSLGSQAIVIENGYFGWDPIKQPAGTLQDIDMIVPRGKITMVVGPVGCGKSTLLKAALGELPVMGGTLQVSSLRIALCDQSAWHVNGTVQESIIGVSEFDQRWYSSVVRSCALDEDLRQLPQGDQTQIGSKGIALSGGQSQRIALARAVYAQKDIIILDDCLSGLDGQTETRIWHSLFGNEGLLKRCRTTVLIASSSAKRVPYADHIVSLDKNGKIAEQGSFENLNTSGGYVSGFDLALADWNYRPGKHDYEAPPRYTERQIDNSNRTEDDVQAEANRRTGDTAIYFYYINSVGWIPTIIFMGSIIIFIFGISFPSIWVKMWAEYNDSHPNERLGYWLGIYAMFGGLALFFLIVSCWQLIITMVPRSGVAFHKKLLDTVLGSPMSFFSTTDTGVTLNRFSQDLMLIDMELPVAALNTFATFVMCIGQMAIIAVASPYAAVSFPVVGISVYFIQKFYLRTSRQLRFLDLEAKSPLYTQFTEILEGLATIRAFGWQSFVEEKAKALLDLSQRPFYLLFAVQRWLTLVLDLVVAAVATILIVLVVTLRGKLSAGYVGVALLNVVLFSQSIKLLISFWTQLETHIGSVARIKNFTTESLAEDHDDEDCIPPSNWPSAGKIEFQSIEACHRPGEPVISDFSLSIKPGEKVAIVGRTGSGKSSLVLSLFRMIELSSGNITLDSLPLTRIPRQTIRSRLIGLPQDAYLLPGSIRLNADPLKQSSDKAIMAVLKDVLLWDIIVAKGDVDKYAHPLDVEVEDLHFSHGQRQLFCLARAMLRKDKATVVIMDEATSNLDATTDAHVQRLLRSNFPHHTLISVAHKLDTILDFDKVVVMNKGQLVEYGAPYKLLERQGSWFKSLYEDVARREEAEDGLEIVN, from the exons ATGGCTACAACACCGGACCAACACTGTGCTGCCGTTGACGATACATTCGGTCCCTATGCTGGCCCTCACTGCCGTGGAGGGTTCGATTTTACTCTTCTCTTTTCTGAGATCTTCCTCTCCATAATACCTATTTCGTTATTAATTAGCATTATACCCTTCGTCGCATTCCGTCTTTTAAGAACACCAACCAAAGTTTCAAGATCTTCTTTACTATACACAAAACTG ATAGCATGGGCTGTATTCGCTGGCTTCGAGCTTGCCCTTCTTGTTGTATGGACAGGTCGGCATAGAACGAATCATCGTGCCGAGTTAGCCTCTGCTGCCCTCAGCTTCGTCGGTGCAGTCCTCTTCGGAGtcttctccttcttcgaGCATCTGCGCTCGATACGCCCGTCATTTTTGTTGACCGTATACCTCCTGTTCACCTCCGTCTTCGATATCCAACGCTCCCGTAGCTACGCACTCTCCCCCGATTTGGACCTCGTAGCAACAGTTTTTGCTTCGCGACTTGGTGTGAAAGTGTTCTTGGCAATAGTCGAGGCTCGGGACAAGCGACGTCTTCTGCTCCCAGAGTTCGCCGACTGCCCACCAGAGGCCACAAGCGGTGTGTACAGGCGTACCACTTTCTGGTGGCTCAATGACCTGTTCAAGAGTGGCTTTTCCAAAGCGCTGGCAGTGGAAGATCTCTTTCAGTTGGATAAGCATCTACGAACCGACTATCTACATGAACTTCTAGGTTCAGCATGGGATAAAA AGACCATTGTCGGACCTCATTCACTTTTTGCAACAACATTGCAGAACCTCAAATGGCCCATACTTGCCGTCGTCCCGCCTCGACTATGCCTGATTGGCTTCAATTTCTGCCAGCCTTTCCTCATCAACCGAGCTGTCAAATTTTCTCAAGATCCTGCGACGGCACAAACCAAGAATATCGGCTATGGGCTGATTGGCGCATACATCCTTGTCTTCATTGGCATCGCG ATTTCCACCGGCCAGTACATGCATCTCACATTCCGGTTCATTACACAGATGCGAGGCGGTCTTATTGCCATGTTGTACGGCAAAGCGACGGATATTGCGTTGACTGATGTGGATACTGCTTCCTCCCTCACGCTTATGAGCGCTGATGTTGAGCGCATCGTGACTGGTATGGAGACTGGCCACGAGATATGGTCAAATGCACTCGAAATTGCATTGGCAATGTACCTCCTACAGCAGCAGTTGGGTGCGGCGTGTGCGATCCCTATAGGTGTTGCCGTTC TATCTCTTCTTGGTTCTATCGCCGTCACGAGCCTGATCATGGAACGCCAAGCGCTCTGGCTCGAAGGCATAGAGCGTCGCATTGCAGCTACAAACGGAATGCTCAACTCCATGAAGGGTGTGAAGATGGGTGGTCTTACCGAAGTGCTGCGAGAAGACCTCCAAAGACTGAGAGTGGATGAACTGAACATATCCAAGAAGTTCAGAAAACTCCTCATTTGGACCATGGGCTTCT CCTACATATCTCCGATAGTGTCACCAATCTTGGCTTTCGCAGTGTTCTCAATCATTGCCAAGAACAAGGATGGCGGGGGCAGTCTGGATACCGCGACAGTCTTCACGTCGCTCTCTCTTTTCACACTGCTCACAGAACCCCTCGGCTCGCTTATCATGGCGCTTTCGTCGCTCATGGGAGGTGTAGGGTCATTCCAAAGAATACAAGAATTTCTTACGATAGCTCCGCGAGATGAAAAACGGAAGTTTCCTTCCTATCGTGGTGGAAGCCTTACTTTGGTTTCGGAGTTAGAAAGCGGTTCGGACAAAGGCTCTGAGTCTTCTCAGAAGAGCCGCTGCTCTGTTGAGTTCAAGGAGCCCAGTTCTCTTGGCTCCCAAGCCATCGTTATCGAGAACGGGTACTTCGGATGGGACCCGATCAAGCAGCCTGCTGGTACCTTGCAGGATATCGACATGATCGTCCCGCGAGGGAAGATTACCATGGTCGTGGGTCCTGTCGGTTGCGGCAAGTCAACCCTGCTCAAGGCAGCGTTGGGTGAGCTGCCGGTTATGGGGGGCACCCTGCAGGTCTCTTCCTTGCGGATCGCCCTGTGTGACCAAAGTGCATGGCACGTGAACGGCACAGTGCAGGAGAGCATTATCGGTGTTTCAGAGTTTGATCAGCGATGGTATTCGTCGGTTGTACGAAGCTGCGCGTTAGATGAAGATCTACGGCAGCTACCTCAGGGTGATCAAACTCAGATCGGCAGCAAGGGTATTGCATTGAGCGGAGGTCAGAGCCAGCGCATT GCTCTTGCGCGAGCAGTGTATGCACAGAAGGATATCATCATCCTTGATGACTGCCTTAGCGGCCTTGACGGTCAGACTGAGACTCGCATCTGGCACAGTCTCTTTGGCAACGAGGGACTGTTGAAGCGTTGCAGGACGACTGTTCTTATCGCATCATCGTCAGCAAAGCGAGTGCCATATGCCGACCACATTGTCTCTCTCGACAAGAACGGCAAGATTGCAGAACAAGGCTCATTCGAAAATCTCAACACCTCAGGCGGTTACGTGTCAGGTTTTGATCTCGCACTCGCCGACTGGAACTACCGGCCTGGGAAGCATGATTACGAGGCTCCACCTCGCTACACTGAGCGTCAAATCGACAACAGCAATCGCACTGAAGACGATGTTCAAGCAGAGGCAAACCGCCGCACAGGAGATACTGCTATCTACTTCTACTACATCAACTCGGTGGGCTGGATACCGACAATCATCTTCATGGGTTCCAttatcatcttcatctttgGCATCTCATTTCCGTCGATATGGGTGAAGATGTGGGCGGAATACAATGATTCTCACCCAAATGAACGACTCGGATACTGGTTGGGCATCTACGCCATGTTTGGCGGGTTAGCGCTCTTCTTCCTCATTGTCAGTTGCTGGCAGCTCATCATCACGATGGTTCCCCGTTCCGGCGTCGCATTCCACAAGAAGCTTCTGGATACGGTTCTTGG ATCGCCCATGTCCTTTTTCTCCACTACCGACACAGGAGTCACACTCAACCGTTTCAGCCAAGATCTCATGCTCATTGACATGGAATTGCCGGTGGCGGCGCTGAACACCTTTGCCA CATTCGTCATGTGCATTGGTCAGATGGCTATCATCGCCGTTGCCTCGCCTTACGCTGCCGTCTCTTTCCCTGTTGTGGGAATCAGTGTCTACTTCATTCAAAAGTTCTACCTTCGCACGTCGCGCCAACTTCGTTTCCTGGATCTGGAGGCCAAGTCGCCGCTCTACACTCAGTTCACTGAGATACTAGAGGGACTGGCTACGATTCGCGCATTTGGATGGCAAAGCTTTGTCGAGGAGAAGGCGAAGGCATTGCTTGATCTCAGCCAGCGCCCCTTCTACCTTCTCTTCGCTGTCCAGCGTTGGTTGACACTCGTGCTTGACTTGGTTGTTGCAGCGGTGGCCACCATACTCATCGTGCTTGTCGTTACACTTCGTGGAAAGTTGAGCGCAGGATACGTCGGAGTCGCCTTACTCAACGTCGTCCTCTTCTCGCAGAGCATTAAATTACTCATCTCTTTCTGGACTCAACTCGAGACGCACATTGGTAGTGTCGCAAGGATCAAGAACTTCACCACCGAATCCCTCGCTGAAGACCATGACGACGAAGATTGCATTCCCCCATCCAACTGGCCGAGCGCTGGGAAGATCGAGTTCCAGAGCATTGAAGCATGTCACCG ACCCGGTGAGCCAGTCATCTCCGACTTCTCCCTGTCTATCAAGCCCGGGGAGAAAGTAGCCATCGTCGGTCGCACCGGCAGCGGCAAGTCCTCGCTTGTCCTCTCCCTTTTCCGAATGATCGAGCTCTCATCGGGCAACATTACTCTCGATTCGCTCCCTCTCACGCGCATCCCGCGCCAAACAATCCGCAGCCGGCTCATCGGCCTGCCACAAGATGCGTACCTGCTTCCGGGCTCCATCCGTCTCAATGCCGACCCTTTGAAGCAGTCCAGCGACAAAGCCATCATGGCCGTGCTCAAGGATGTGCTGCTCTGGGACATTATCGTCGCAAAGGGTGACGTCGACAAGTACGCGCACCCCCTTGACGTCGAAGTTGAGGACCTGCATTTCTCGCATGGCCAGCGTCAGCTCTTCTGCCTCGCGCGCGCCATGTTGCGCAAGGACAAGGCTACTGTCGTCATCATGGATGAGGCTACTAGTAACCTCGATGCCACGACCGATGCACATGTCCAGCGTCTTCTCCGCTCAAACTTCCCCCACCATACACTCATATCCGTTGCGCACAAGCTTGACACCATCCTTGACTTTGACAAGGTCGTCGTCATGAACAAGGGTCAGCTTGTTGAGTACGGTGCGCCGTACAAGTTGCTGGAGCGCCAAGGGAGCTGGTTCAAGAGTCTGTATGAGGATGTTGCTAGGAGGGAGGAGGCGGAGGATGGTCTGGAAATTGTGAATTGA